The Priestia megaterium NBRC 15308 = ATCC 14581 region TGAGTTTAGTAGTGCTGGCACTTTGTGCATAAGCAATTTTTTCATTACCTATCCAAGCCGCACTTAGTCCAACTAAAACTGCTGCTGTCATTACTAATGTCTTACGTGTCATTTGTTTCTCCCCATCTGCACATATTTCCCCGTATAAACGGGCATTAGCAAGACCCCCATTAGCACTTTTTTCTATTTTTATGTGTAATTACACAACAACCTCACATTTGATAAACATCAAATGTGAGGTTGTTGTAATCTATTATGTTAAAAATCTATTCTTATTTTCGCAAGAACTTACGGATGGATAATGTACTTCCCCACATCCCAATTAGACCGCCGATTAACAGTAACAGTAGCGATACTTGAAGCACGAATGGAAAGGCAGGTAAAAGTTCAAAGAATCCATCAAATTTAGGTTGAACTTCATTATATAAAACGCTGTATACACCGATAATAACTGCAATTGGCACAATAGAACCAAGCAATCCTAAAAACAGACCTTCAATAAAGAACGGCCAGCGAATAAAGGAGTTTGTGGCTCCAACTAAGCGCATAATTTCAATCTCTTCACGGCGAGCTACAATCGTAATTTTAATTGTATTTGAAATTAGGAACATTGCTGTAAATAGAAGCCCTAAAATCAGCACTACTCCGATATTACGAGCTACTTTCAGCACTTTAAATAACTTTTCAACTTGATCTTGGCCGTATTGAACTTTTGCTGCATACGGATATTTCTCAATTTGTTTAGCTACTTTTGCGACATCAGTCGGCTCTTTTGTTTTAACAACAAATACATCATTTAATGGGTTTTGCTGTTCAAACGGTTCAAAAGCTTGTCCTTCATCACCCATACTATTAATCAAATCTTTTAACTCTTTATCTTTAGAAGAAAACGTCACCGTATCAACTTGCTTAATTGCATCTAGCTTTTCCTTCATTGCTTTTCGATCATCTGCTGTCGCTGCAGCATCAACGTGAACGCGAATTTCCACATCATTTTCAATCAATTTAGCAATGTGGTTTAAATTCATCATCAACATAAAAAATACGCCTACAAGCAAGAGCGTCACGGTAACAGCACTTGCAGATGCGAATGTCATCCAGCCGTTTCTTCCTAAACTTTTAGATCCTTCACGTAAGTGGCGACCGAATGTCCTAGCCTTCATATCCGTATTCACCTCTTACTTCATCGCGCACAACATTCCCATTTTCAATCGCAATTACGCGCTTTCGAATTGTATTTACAATTTCACGGTTATGCGTTGCCATTAAAATAGTCGTACCGCGTTTATTAATCTCCTCAAAGATATCCATAATTTCCCACGAAGTCTCCGGATCAAGATTCCCTGTCGGTTCGTCGGCGATGACAACCTTAGGACTATTCACAATTGAACGCGCAATAGACACACGCTGCTGCTCTCCTCCAGATAGTTCATCAGGGAAAGAATCGATTTTACCCTTTAACTTAACAAGCTCTAGCACCTCTAGCACTCGCTTTTTAATTTCTTCGGGACTTTGCTCAATTACTTCTAGTGCAAAAGCAATGTTTTCGTAGACCGTTAATTTTGGAAGCAGCTTGAAATCTTGAAAGACTACACCAATATGACGTCTAAAGATAGGAACTCTGCTATCTTTTATTTTTGCTACATTTGCACCGTTT contains the following coding sequences:
- the ftsE gene encoding cell division ATP-binding protein FtsE, translated to MIEMQNVYKTYPNGVKAINGISIKINQGEFAYIVGPSGAGKSTFIKMMYREEKPSSGNIIVNGANVAKIKDSRVPIFRRHIGVVFQDFKLLPKLTVYENIAFALEVIEQSPEEIKKRVLEVLELVKLKGKIDSFPDELSGGEQQRVSIARSIVNSPKVVIADEPTGNLDPETSWEIMDIFEEINKRGTTILMATHNREIVNTIRKRVIAIENGNVVRDEVRGEYGYEG
- the ftsX gene encoding permease-like cell division protein FtsX, encoding MKARTFGRHLREGSKSLGRNGWMTFASASAVTVTLLLVGVFFMLMMNLNHIAKLIENDVEIRVHVDAAATADDRKAMKEKLDAIKQVDTVTFSSKDKELKDLINSMGDEGQAFEPFEQQNPLNDVFVVKTKEPTDVAKVAKQIEKYPYAAKVQYGQDQVEKLFKVLKVARNIGVVLILGLLFTAMFLISNTIKITIVARREEIEIMRLVGATNSFIRWPFFIEGLFLGLLGSIVPIAVIIGVYSVLYNEVQPKFDGFFELLPAFPFVLQVSLLLLLIGGLIGMWGSTLSIRKFLRK